From the Mus musculus strain C57BL/6J chromosome 10, GRCm38.p6 C57BL/6J genome, the window GACCTCTACAGTTTTGTCGATTGTCTTTTCAATTATAAGCTATGTGTAAGATCATACATTCCATACAATAAGTAAAAAACAacattaagcacacacacatttttttggaaaatttaaatatatttcagatGACCTGTTAAAGAGTGGCTTTATAAAGTCTTAaagttaaatttcttttttatttctaagaTTTCAAAAACTTTTTCTCAATTTACTTGAGCAGTTATCCTGAACTCTTTCTCCTATCTGTTCCCTTGGGTTGAAAAAGCGACATTTGACAGCTGAATTTTTATCAAGAATATGGGATAACTTAGGTATCTCCTTTTATCAATTGAATGTATTGTTTaacaatttaaaaagtatatacaaTGCAGTCTGATTACTCCCATCCTCCATCTTCTCATATCCCTTTCTGCCCATCCCAATCAAACTTCCTGACCTCTACAGATATTTTGCCAATGTCCATATTTTTTGGTTTACTGAAGGGATCAGGCGAgaggaaaggcaaagagaaagagcCAATAAGGATAGTATTTTAATATAAAACCtgatacaattatatatatatcaaaactaCACTTAGGTACTGTCTTTGaatatatttatactttattaCCTATGACTTAAGTTAAATACAGAATTTTTTGAAAATTCTAAATTGTCCATCAGTTATTGATTTATCCTTAAAATATGACTAACAAAACTGTTACATCTTCTTGTCCCCAAGGACACAAGTCCCAAGGTTGCTGCTGTTTGGTATTCTGCCAAAATTTAGTAACTATTATATTCATTATTCATGTTTGAGTTTGGCCACAAAGGAGTCTTCTCTTTATCATCTATACATCTGTTAAATATTAGCATAATAAAACAACCACCTTTCTtcacaatttaaaaatctttttggtCCAGACAAATTGGAAATTGTCTACCAAAATACTCTGAAGATCATTTCATATGTCTTTATTTCAGTTTTAAGACATAATAAATTGGTTACTGAGTTTAGAGTAGAATATAAACTTTATGTGAACCTGCTAACCAGAAAGAGCATTATCTTGTACAGAATAATTCTCTACAATCATGTACGTCTTCATAAGGTTTGTGCACACATTTGATCACACACTTGCAGCTTCACCTTCAGAAAAACCAAGATTATAGCACAACTAGAGTCATGATTGCCTTCCAGAAGAGTAAGTATTCCTTAGTTTGATTACTTCCATTTATTTCTCTGTCCATCGCTCTATTTTTTTAGCCTCTATAGTAGTCACACTTACTCATTTAAAAATCAGAGGTAGAAAAAAGATTTAATTCAGCATTTCTAGACAAGAAAATATATGTTCAAGATGTCATTTTATAttccacaaaaattaaaaatgaaggaataggatatattgaaaataatttatacatGCATCTTCAGGAAGACTGTGGTCATATCTTGTCCACTCCATGTGTACTAATTATTTAATCTATACAAACCACATCATAGATTTCCAAGAAAAATCCTCTAATAAATTCATGAGGACTCTTCAGACAAAGTAATTTTAGAGAGCCACGATGATATTTTCACCAACCTGTATACAAATAGAAATTGTGACATCCTTCATGAAATCTTCAAAATATTTGTGATATTGTCACTTGTGACCACTGAGCTCATAACAAGTGAACTTGAAATTCTCAACACTGAAAATATACTTAACCTGAATTGATTGATCAGAACATTCATACCATATTCAAAGGGGAAAAGACATTACTCATCAGACTTGAAAAATGATTTTCAAATCTGTAAGTCTTCTATGAGTTAGGATACAACATGAAAAGTTAAGAGCAGAATTTTCTTGTTTGGTCTAAATTCCCAAATGATCTTGCCTAAAATGGTACTATCTCAATCCTATTGATGCATATCTGATTTTCAACTAGTTATTTCTTCCCCTGTGCTTGAATAATGTCTCTTCTGTAGAGCCTTTACTTGTAACAAACCTTAATCCAACAacttaaagaaaatagatttcttCCACAGTGTATTTCATAAGAAATAAGATTGTCCATTGTGCTTGAagtagaaacagatttttttttaatagagtttattcagggtatggggaggggagctgagagggtagtagagacagggaaaggcagagagagagtagaggagtagaggccagccattggcatagggagagagaggggagaggggaatggggagagagggggaaggggcaagaggacagagggagaCCAAGAAGGCAAGAGTGAAAAGAGGACtctttatttacaaaataaatttaatagaCTAATTTTTTTCCTCATAGCACATTTGGAAAGATTAATCATAATACCTGGACTTAAGATGAAGTGTTTCTGATTGCAGATAGAAAAGTGAAAGAAATTGAAACAATGTtttgagaaataaatatataatcctACTGACACAAGCCCCAAACTGCAGAAGCCTGGTTTCTCCTCTTGATAATTCAATAGCAGATCATAGGTTATCAGAGGCACCAAATTTTCTCATCTTTTATCAAGATTACAAGAACAAAAGCATAGTATGCACAATGGTCACTGGTTACTGACTTCATAAATGTTATCATAAATGttagagcaagttccagagcaaaggaagaaaagcagaaggaAGCAGAACACAAATGAAGAATGTGAGATATTGGACTAAGTATCCACTAAGAATTGGTGAAGAAATATCCTGATTAATGATCATGATAATTCTATAAACTACACACTGTTAAGGAAGTTGAGGTAAAACAAATCAATAGGAATAGAAAGTTAATGGAAGTTTTCTGGAGATTATAAAAGCACAGGAAATATGCTCTCTCATTAGGCATTagtcaaaagaaaataattatagagTCAGACCAATTACTATAATATTAAAGTTAGTATCAAAAGATCAATGAATTTTTACTGTTACATTCATGTACAAAGAAAATTCTTAGAAGTCCTTTTAATTACTTGATTTCTGTATGTAAATCACATATTATGTTCACTTCCACATTAATTCCACAAACGTTTGTATAACACTTTCTAAGTCCCTGGAAATACATACTCAGATTTGTATTAATACTGAAGACATTTCTGAACTCCCATATTCATTATGATATAGTGGATTGGCCtagtgctgcttgtattctaatgctaatttggaGCTCAAGACTGGTTACCCCAAAGACAAGAGAGTCTGAACATAAAACGTTGAGTGACCCTGCTCCCAGTTaattgtgattggtaaataaagatcccaacagccaatagctaggcagaagagaaataggtggggttgaggTTTTACAGGCTTGACAAAAAGAGGACaatgaggagggaaggagaaggagaaagccaCCATGACATAAAGGAAGAGCatgcagaagaggaaaaagaaaaagccagctTGGGTTAGCTGAGCCATAAGAAAATGTGGCCCTGATGGCTGTCCAACTGGAGTTAAGGGTAGCCCAGATAGAACATAgtaaatagtaagtaataacttgggattatagataggaaagtagattctaacagcatggatggtaggcagttgcccagctattgtgctgtttaGGGTAAGTAAGTATAAAAGCTGTCAGTGTGTCTTTCTTTCAGGAACTCAATAACCAAAGGTGGGGTTGGAACCCTGCGCCaggattttaaatattatttactaCATTTGGTCATCATTAGCAATATCCAAGGTATAAAACTAAGTGTCCATCAAtagacaaataaaaatgaagcatGTATGCCAAATAAAATTCTATATGCTTCAACAAGAAGGAAATTCTGCCATTTTTAATAACATGTGGAACAGAAGGACATTATGCTAATTGAAATGAACCAACTACAAGAAATTACAATGTAGTAATTTTCAATCTCATTATGATggagaaaattatatataatcagatgtgagacatatGGATGACATAgtactttttgtttgttctaGATTTTTATGAAACACCAAAATGTTAattgtcttaaaaataattttcatattactatcattagttttattatttactttacatcccaatcatagCTTcacctccctcatctcctcctaGTCCCTCCCTTTCACCGCACCAACCTGCCATCTTTTTGTCCTCCCTTTTTCCTCAGAAAAGGCTTAGAAAAAAGGGAGGCTTCCCATGGATCAAGTTGTAGTAGGGCTAAGCTCATCTTCTCCTATTATGGCTAGATATGGCAGCCCAGATAGAGGAAAGGGATCTTAAGGTAGGCAACAGTCAGGCACAGTTCCTGTTCCTGTTGTTAGGAGTCCCATATGAAGACCCAGCTTCAGAActaatatatctatatctatattatatctatatctatatataatatctatatataatatctatatataataagCCACAGTAAAAAGTACTTTAAACACAGTAAGTAGACTGCACCTGCAAAAGTATTTATCAGCTAATAACTAATATTAAATATGAGCATAATGTTAAGATTATCTTAACAGAacattcttcatttattttagtatttctcttttaaaactctgttctgggaaaagaagttagggaaaggcTGAGTGTTGAACCAAAAGCGATTAATTTAAAGGTACACTTTTGTGGAACGATGTTTATAAGATTGTGTGATAAACTGATATTAATTACAGCAAGATTATAGACACATAAAAATAGTAGTATGGAATGTATGATTCAAATATAAGCTATTATGTgacacaaagaaatgttcaaacatCAGATTGTACTCTGCACATGCTTCTTCATTAACCAATGGTAATACAGCGATGACACTCAAGTTAGCTTGTCTTGAGATTGGCACCTGACACAACACTGAGGTCCTATAAAATCTTTGATATTTTTCAGCCAGATTGGGCAAGAGACAAGAATCAAGAATGAGAAACCGAACAGTAACAACCTTCATTTTGTTGGGTCTCACAGATGATATTCGGCTGCAAATTCTGCTTTttatctttctgctttcttcttaCATGTTGAGTTTATCTGGTAACCTAACCATCATCACACTCACTCTGATTGACCCCCACCTTAAAACacctatgtatatttttctcaaaaatttctccttcttagaaatttcactcacaactgcttgtatTCCAAGATTTCTATACAGCATATCATCTGGGGACAAGTCCATTACCTATATTGCTTGTGCCAGTCAACTGTTGTTTATAGACCTCTTTGCAGTTACAGAATTTTTTCTCCTGGCTATCATGTCTTATGATCGATATGTGGCCATCTGTAAACCTCTTCACTACATGACCATCATGAATAGCAGAGTCTGCAAGAACTTCATCTTCTCCTGTTGGGTAGCAGCACTGATCATCATTCTCCCACCAATTGGTCTAGGTTTGGGCCTGGAATTCTGTGACTCAGATATCATTGATCATTTTTGTTGTGATGCAGCTCCTCTCCTGAAAATCTCTTGTTCAGACACATGGCTGATAGAACAGATGGTGATAGCTGGAGCTGTGTTGACATTCATCATCACCTTTGTGTGTGTTGTCCTTTCCTATGTTTATATCATCAAGACCATTCTGAGATTTCCCTCTGCCAAGCAAAGGAAAAAGGCCTTTTCCACCTGTTCTTCCCACATGATTGTTGTTTCCATTACTTATGGTAGCTGCATCTTCATTTATGTCAAACCTTCATCCAAGGACGATGTAGCTATCAATAAAGGGATTTCACTTCTTATCATATCAATTTCACCAATGATGAATCCCTTCATTTATGCACTGAGAAACAAGCAAGTAAAGCAAGCTTTCAAttactcaattaaaaaaattgcATTCCTCTCAAAgatgtaaaataattaaagaataataaatttaaagaaaaatgaataaatgtaaattcTGAAGCTTTATTATAGTAATATTCTAtccttggggttttttttttggtctttttatacTCATACTTTCTTCTTAAACTTGCACACTATGGACATGACTTTATCTATCTTGATTCAAACCAAACTTTTTGAATATGTTTAGTCTTGCAGTCAACCTGAAATTGTTGTATGACTGTTATCCCTAGAAACACAATATAGTTTCCACTTTTCCACACTTTTAGGTgtgcctttttattttatactgtAGTTAATCAGATGAGTGTGGAAATGATATGTACCACTAAAAGTATTCATTATCCATTTGTCACTTAGCAAAAAGATGACAATTCTTAAATTACTTTCTATGCTTTGTACTGGTTATGAATGATCTAATTGATATTTCCTCTATAAAACACTCCAGGAAAACTTTCCTAATCACTACCAAGTTGAAACTTCCATTAACCATTTAGGTGAATGAGAAACTGATTTAAGTTCTGTCCATTtatcaagtttttaaaaatttttcagtGAGCAGTTAGTTGTTATTGTTAAAACCTAAGATGCAATATTCATACATACTGAGAAAATGAATGTAAAActaaaaacatgaaaatttatACAAAGTAGTTGGAAAAATGGTAACACAGTTGCTTGATTCCCTGAAGACCTGCAAGCCATGATAGCCTTGAATCATGTAGGCAATCTTCACTGTCCTTCATCTCTTCCAAATGCGATTCTCCAAGGTCATCCCAACTTACTCTGGCCACTCCTGCTTCTCTATTTAAATTCCCAGGGGTCTTGGAAGATCCTGGTTGCACACAGTGCTTTATTCCCTCCTCTAGACATGCATAAACCCCACACATTTTGTTCATTCTGATTCCTTAGTGTCAGTTACTAATACCTAGAAACACACTCTACCAAAAACACCCAGTAGTCAGACATCATAGGAACTCAAAAGCATTCCCTACTAGGCAACCCTCAGCCACCACATTCTCCTAAGAGAAGGCAACAGAAACCTCACCCAACAAACACAAGCAgatcagcacctagaattacaattAGCCTAAACCAAGATATCTAGATGCTAGTGTTAAAACACAATCAATAATAACCAGAACCAATAGAGTGCAGCagcctcattattattattattattattgccctGAGAAATGCAATATAGCTGATGAATAAGACAAGAATTTTAAATAGGCTTTAAAAATATGTCAGAGGTCATCAAAGAGTACATGCAAAGCatccatcaatgaaatttatgaacacacaaacagaatgaaatgaagaaaacattttaagacAAGAAAGTGGAAATAGGGGCGCATCCAGTCCCCTGAGCATGATTGTCTAGTTCTGGCTTTTACGGGACACCAAGAGCATCCTGCCTCACTGTGGAAACTTTTGGGGCCCCCAAAACTAACCAGCTTGGAACCCTGCATGACCATCCATCCTAATTGGATCCACCTGTCATCTCAGCTGGGTCTGACTTGGACACAGCCTGCAGCATAGGATCCACCTGTGACACAGTCTGCAGAGTGGGGTCTGCTTGAGGCACAGCCAGCAGAATAGGGTACACTGACCTCCACTGTTTGGCCCATATTTCCCCCCACCATCCTGAGAAGTCCCGCTGCCATCAGGATCATCCAGTCAACACCATGGAAAAACAGATGCCTAAAGGACAACcgaagaacacaatcaacaagacccagggcaatatggcaccaccagagcTCAGCTATCCCACTACATCAACCCTGGATAacctaatgaaactgaagcacaacaaaagaaccttaaatccaatcttataaataTGATAATTGCCTTATAGAGGACATGAATaaatcacttaaggaaatacaggaaaatacagtcaACCAGGTAGagacattaaaagagaaaaaagggctcccggatccctctgagactagtctacacaggtgagactgtggactacagaagttaacagcttctgggaccagCAAAAGCAACAAGGCTTCAgaggcagaccctgttttgggctccaggCATCCAGGCACTTTCCCTGCCAAAGAAGTGGTGCCTGCttcgcccaggagggctttgcaggagcacctgggggagccatcttggttcctggatccctcctaGACTAGTCTGTATAAGTGAGAGTGCctactacagaagctacacagcttctgggacaggccctgattcgggccttcatcttctgccaggaggcaggtctgaacaccagatatctgtgcaccttcggggcaagaggagagcctgcctgcagagagtgctctgaccactgaaactcaggagagatctagtctcccaggtctgctgatagacggtaacagaatcacaagaggaacaagctctaaccagagacaactataacaactaactctagagattaccagatggtgaaaggcaaatgtaagaatcttactaacaaaaaccaagaccactcaccatcatcagaaaccaggactcccacctcagccagttctgggcaccccaaaatacccgaaaagctagacctggatttaaaagcatatctcataatgatgatagaggatatcaaaaaggactttaataacgcacttaaagaaatacaggagaacactgctaaagagttacaagtccttaaagaaaaggagaaaaacacaaccaaatagatgtgagcattagtaacagaatacaagatatggaagagagaatctcagatgcagaagattccatagagaccatggacacaacaatcaaagaaaatgcaaaatgcaaaaagatcctaactcaaaacatccaggaaatccaggacacaatgagaagaccaaacctatggataataggagttgatgagaatgaagattttcaactgaaagggccagcaaatagcttcaacaaaattatagaagaaaacttcccaaacctaaagaaaaatatgcccataaacatacaagaagcctacagaactcccaatagactggaccagaaaagaaattcctcccgacacataatagtcagaacaacaaatgtactaaataaagacaaaatattaaaagcagcaagggaaaagtgtcaagtaacatataaagtcaggcctattATAATTACAACAGATTTTTAACCaaggactatgaaagccaaaagatcctggacagatgttttgcAGACATCTGTATAGACAGAtgtaaagacactaagagaacacaaatgccagcccaggctactatacccagccaaactttcaattaccatagatggaaaaaccaaagtattccatgacaaaaccaaattcacacattatctttccacaaatccagccctccaaaggacaataacagaaaaaaagaaaaacaatacaaggatggaaactatgccctaggaaaagcaagaaagtaatccttcaacaaaccaaaaagaagacagccacaagaacagaatgacaactctaacaacaaaaataataggaagcaacaattacttttccttaatatctcttaatatcaatggactcaattccccaataaaaagacatagattaacagtctggctacacaaacaggacataacattttgttgcttacaggaaacccatctcagggtaaATGACAGACatatctcagaatgaaaggctggaaaacaatttttcaagcaaatggtctgaagaaacaagttggagtagccattctaatatcgaataaaatcaacttccaacccaaagttataaaaaaagataaggagaggcactacatactcatcaaaggtaaaaacttccaagaggaactctcaattctgaatatctatgctacaaacgCAAGGGtaggcacattcattaaagaaactttagtaaagctcaaagcacacattgcacctcacacaataataatgggagacttcaacacaccactttcatcaatttgacagatcatggaaacagaaactaaacagggacacagtgaaactaacagaagttatgaaacaaatggagttaacagatatctacagaatattttatcctaaagcaaaaggatataccttcttttcaacacctcaaggtaccttctccaaaattgaccatataactggtcacaaagcaggcctcaacagatacaaaaatattgaaattgtcccatgcatcttatcagatcatcatggactaaggctaatcttcaataacaaaataaataataaaatccaaaattcacgtggaaactgaacaactctctcaTCAATGatatcaaggaaggaagaaataaagaaattaaagactttttagagtttaatgaaaattaagccacaacatacccaaacttatgggacacaatgaagtcatttctttttttttaattaggtattttcttcatttacatttccaatgctatcccaaaagtcccccatgccctccctccacccccaaatcccctacccacccccttcccacttcttggccctggcattcctctgtactgaggcatataaagtttgcaagaccaaggggcctctctttccactgatggccaactaggccatcttctgatacatatgcagctagagacacaaattccggggtttactggttagttcatattgatgttccacctatagggttgcaggatgagattaatgatctaaacagtcctatatcccctaaaggaatagaagcagacactaagagtctcccaaccaaaaaaaaaaaaaaaaaaaaaaaaaaaaaaaaaaaaaaaaaaaaaaaaaagcccaggaccagatggttttagtgcagagtgctatcagaccttcaaagaagatctaatttta encodes:
- the Olfr781 gene encoding olfactory receptor 781 → MRNRTVTTFILLGLTDDIRLQILLFIFLLSSYMLSLSGNLTIITLTLIDPHLKTPMYIFLKNFSFLEISLTTACIPRFLYSISSGDKSITYIACASQLLFIDLFAVTEFFLLAIMSYDRYVAICKPLHYMTIMNSRVCKNFIFSCWVAALIIILPPIGLGLGLEFCDSDIIDHFCCDAAPLLKISCSDTWLIEQMVIAGAVLTFIITFVCVVLSYVYIIKTILRFPSAKQRKKAFSTCSSHMIVVSITYGSCIFIYVKPSSKDDVAINKGISLLIISISPMMNPFIYALRNKQVKQAFNYSIKKIAFLSKM